In Treponema bryantii, the following proteins share a genomic window:
- a CDS encoding YifB family Mg chelatase-like AAA ATPase has product MIYSFSNFGYEGSLVSVESDVRRGIPACDIVGLADAQVKETRERVQCAFKNSNVPYPTERVLISLSPCDLRKEGCGFDLPICVSVICANEQKELPYPTMIMGETELNGSIRAVKGVFACVQNAISNGISHFILPLANKNEVSSIEGINVLFVSSLSDCYSQMFDSDSYESVMTESEETSETETVVNGIAFNDEQYEEIKGTTINPRFLKALIVAISGHHHILGVGRVGNGKTMTVQKLPMFLPRLTKKEKESVSRIFSLSGLLSSNRPSINYPPFRMPHQTASIEGICGGGASCRPGEISLSHNGILFLDETAEFRSSVLQMLRVPMESKSITLSRAGRTTVYPSNFTFIGATNPCPCGNLGDKERICLCSPKSIEQYWKKFSAPLIDRCIVCDTNAKNDEERVCTYSTEEIRKCVANATKIQREKGVYNADLSPIEILELQNNSSNEVRNFAQKKENELSPRRIAMLWKVALTIANLDNRKEINLADMNESFSLVKNFEVLEDVGLYTSEPKAC; this is encoded by the coding sequence ATGATTTATTCATTTTCAAATTTTGGTTACGAAGGTTCTCTTGTATCTGTTGAATCAGATGTAAGAAGAGGAATCCCAGCTTGCGACATTGTAGGTCTTGCAGACGCTCAGGTAAAAGAAACTCGTGAACGTGTTCAATGTGCCTTCAAGAACTCAAATGTTCCGTATCCGACAGAAAGAGTTTTAATCTCTCTTTCTCCTTGCGACCTTAGAAAAGAAGGTTGCGGTTTTGACCTTCCAATCTGTGTTTCTGTTATCTGTGCAAACGAACAGAAAGAACTCCCCTACCCTACTATGATTATGGGTGAAACAGAACTTAACGGAAGTATCCGAGCGGTAAAAGGTGTTTTTGCCTGTGTACAGAACGCAATCAGTAACGGAATCTCTCATTTTATTCTTCCACTTGCAAACAAGAATGAAGTGTCTTCAATCGAGGGAATCAATGTTCTTTTTGTTTCTTCCTTGAGCGATTGTTATTCTCAGATGTTCGATTCTGACAGTTATGAATCGGTTATGACTGAATCAGAAGAAACAAGTGAAACAGAAACTGTAGTCAACGGAATCGCTTTTAATGATGAACAGTATGAAGAAATCAAGGGAACTACTATCAATCCAAGATTCTTGAAAGCCTTGATTGTTGCCATAAGCGGACACCACCACATCCTTGGTGTTGGTCGTGTTGGTAACGGAAAAACTATGACAGTTCAGAAACTTCCTATGTTTCTTCCAAGACTGACAAAAAAGGAAAAGGAAAGCGTATCAAGAATCTTTTCTTTAAGCGGTCTTTTATCTTCTAACCGCCCTTCAATCAATTATCCGCCTTTCCGTATGCCACATCAGACCGCCTCAATCGAGGGAATCTGCGGCGGCGGTGCTAGTTGCAGACCTGGCGAAATCTCTCTTTCTCATAATGGTATTTTATTCCTTGACGAAACCGCAGAATTCAGAAGTTCAGTTCTTCAAATGCTACGTGTTCCAATGGAATCAAAATCTATTACTTTGAGCAGAGCAGGCAGAACAACAGTTTATCCTTCTAACTTCACCTTTATCGGTGCTACAAATCCTTGCCCTTGCGGAAACCTTGGAGATAAAGAGCGTATCTGCTTATGTTCTCCCAAATCAATTGAACAGTATTGGAAAAAGTTTTCTGCACCATTGATTGACCGATGTATTGTTTGCGATACAAACGCAAAAAATGATGAAGAACGTGTCTGCACTTACTCCACAGAAGAAATCAGAAAATGTGTTGCAAATGCTACTAAAATTCAGAGAGAAAAAGGAGTTTACAACGCAGACCTTTCTCCTATCGAAATCCTTGAACTTCAGAACAATTCTTCAAACGAAGTCCGCAACTTTGCACAGAAGAAAGAAAATGAACTTTCTCCACGCAGAATTGCAATGCTTTGGAAAGTTGCCCTCACAATCGCAAACCTTGATAACCGCAAGGAAATCAATCTTGCAGATATGAACGAAAGTTTTTCACTTGTAAAAAACTTTGAGGTTTTGGAAGACGTTGGACTTTATACCTCAGAGCCGAAAGCATGCTAA
- a CDS encoding single-stranded DNA-binding protein has translation MNQLNSIILEGNLVRDVEITEPMAGFKVAKGTIGVNRYYKNRNNEDVNEASFFDVDSYGNIAEFFAEKGKKGRGVRVVGRLKQDTWKDSEGKSHSRVFVIAEHIEYKPILNKEEPKTEQTQAEERKTEQNVEMVF, from the coding sequence ATGAATCAGTTGAATTCTATCATTCTTGAAGGTAATCTCGTTCGTGATGTTGAGATTACAGAGCCAATGGCTGGCTTTAAAGTTGCAAAAGGTACTATCGGTGTAAACCGCTACTACAAGAACCGCAACAATGAAGACGTAAACGAGGCTTCTTTCTTTGATGTAGATTCTTACGGCAACATCGCAGAGTTCTTCGCAGAGAAGGGAAAGAAAGGTCGTGGTGTTCGTGTTGTTGGTCGCCTTAAACAAGACACTTGGAAAGATAGTGAGGGCAAATCTCACTCTCGTGTTTTCGTAATCGCAGAACATATCGAGTACAAGCCAATCTTGAACAAGGAAGAGCCGAAAACCGAACAGACACAGGCAGAAGAACGTAAGACAGAACAGAATGTCGAAATGGTGTTCTAA
- a CDS encoding replication protein RepA, whose amino-acid sequence MSNPEESNELIKVDSQDKSLISYIPSPFVVASLPTRAVKNVPFVRKFNNITMTLNGVGQIPYGKNGRLLLSIFTTYAVISKNVDDKNNVIINYRSIKELLDELGLPTSRTTEIKEQLDYFSKSNFVFEQKTRREIEKKYFQNLFGEIEEVPQNVPVDVTTSGIIPFFSGTVKIETVDTNKKCTAFSIILAPQFTQYCREHSVPINYTVYKEISSALGKDLYVWLTYRNNALIESNNKDGVFIPYDALVNQFMPVSEDSGRTQVRTNYDYIKELIINIKNNYYKDLNINFRSDGTGLDLFPSKPQILDNDKRYVLLTSDMKV is encoded by the coding sequence ATGAGTAACCCAGAAGAATCTAATGAATTGATAAAAGTAGACAGCCAGGACAAGTCTTTAATTTCGTATATTCCAAGTCCATTTGTTGTAGCTTCTCTTCCGACAAGAGCCGTTAAGAATGTGCCTTTTGTCAGAAAGTTTAACAATATAACCATGACATTGAACGGAGTAGGACAGATTCCTTATGGAAAAAACGGCCGTCTTCTTCTTTCAATTTTTACTACATACGCAGTAATCTCAAAAAACGTTGACGATAAAAATAACGTCATAATTAATTACAGATCCATAAAAGAGCTTTTAGACGAGTTGGGCTTACCTACAAGCAGAACTACAGAAATTAAAGAGCAGCTTGATTATTTTTCAAAATCAAACTTTGTATTCGAGCAGAAAACAAGACGGGAGATTGAAAAAAAATATTTTCAGAATCTTTTTGGAGAAATAGAAGAAGTTCCACAGAATGTACCTGTTGATGTTACAACTTCCGGAATCATTCCTTTTTTCAGCGGTACTGTAAAAATAGAAACTGTAGACACAAATAAAAAATGTACTGCTTTTTCGATCATCCTGGCTCCACAGTTTACGCAATATTGCAGGGAACATTCTGTTCCAATCAATTACACAGTTTACAAAGAAATAAGTTCTGCACTTGGAAAAGATCTCTATGTCTGGCTTACATACAGAAATAACGCATTGATTGAATCAAACAATAAAGATGGTGTTTTCATTCCTTATGATGCTCTGGTAAATCAGTTCATGCCAGTTAGTGAAGACAGTGGAAGAACTCAGGTCCGAACTAATTATGATTATATAAAAGAACTGATTATAAATATCAAAAATAATTACTACAAAGATTTAAATATTAATTTTAGAAGTGATGGAACAGGACTTGATCTTTTCCCTTCTAAACCTCAGATATTAGATAATGATAAGAGATATGTACTTCTTACAAGTGATATGAAAGTGTAG